In Macrobrachium rosenbergii isolate ZJJX-2024 unplaced genomic scaffold, ASM4041242v1 171, whole genome shotgun sequence, a genomic segment contains:
- the Papss gene encoding bifunctional 3'-phosphoadenosine 5'-phosphosulfate synthase isoform X5, whose amino-acid sequence MSVQLSSDGKATNVTYQKNHVSRNKRGQILGQRGGFRGCTVWFTGLSGAGKTTVSFALEEYLVSRGIPTYCLDGDNMRHGLNKNLGFSDEDREENIRRVAEVARLFADSGVVALCSFVSPFGRDRERARAVHEESGLPFFEVFVDAPLEVCERRDVKGLYKKARAGIIKGFTGIDSMYEKPEAPNLVLKTTQTTVDECVQHVLEILQEWGIIPETIRDSLKELFVQDNKLKDARAEAESLPFVNITKLDAQWLQVLSEGWASPMTGFMREREFLQCQHFGCLLDNGVTNQSIPIVLPVSTEDKERLDGCSAVALKYEGRAVAILRKPEFYEHRKEERCARQFGTTCKDHPYIKMVYESGDWLCGGDIEALERLRWHDGLDEYRLTPMELRAKFRQMNADAVFAFQLRNPIHNGHALLMQDTRRQLLDRGYHNPVLLLHPLGGFTKDDDVPLQTRIEQHHAVLKEGVLDPASTVLAVFPSPMMYAGPTEVQWHAKARMATGASFYIVGRDPAGMPHPGAGQGGKDLYEATHGKKVLTMAPGLTQLEIIPFRVAAYDRAAGKMAFFDPARKDDFDFISGTKMRALARAGESPPDGFMAPSAWEVLSAYYQSLGKA is encoded by the exons ATGTCTGTTCAATTATCGAGTGATGGG AAGGCGACCAACGTCACCTACCAGAAGAACCATGTGTCCAGGAACAAGCGAGGGCAGATCCTGGGCCAGAGGGGAGGGTTCCGCGGTTGCACTGTCTGGTTCACTGGGCTCTCCGGCGCAG GCAAGACCACCGTCTCCTTCGCCCTAGAGGAGTACCTGGTGTCGAGGGGCATCCCCACCTACTGCCTGGACGGGGACAACATGCGCCACGGCCTCAACAAGAACCTCGGCTTCTCCGACGAGGACCGGGAGGAGAACATCCGCCGGGTGGCCGAGGTGGCCCGCCTCTTCGCCGATTCGGGGGTCGTGGCCCTCTGCTCCTTCGTCTCCCCCTTCGGGAGGGACCGCGAGAGGGCGCGGGCCGTCCACGAGGAGTCCGGCCTGCCCTTCTTCGAGGTGTTCGTGGACGCCCCCCTGGAGGTGTGCGAGCGGAGGGACGTCAAGGGCCTCTACAAGAAGGCCAGGGCAGGCATCATTAAGG gcttcacGGGGATTGACTCCATGTACGAGAAACCGGAGGCTCCCAACCTCGTCCTGAAGACGACCCAGACCACTGTGGACGAGTGCGTCCAACACGTCCTCGAGATCCTGCAGGAGTGG GGCATCATACCAGAGACCATCCGAGACTCCCTGAAGGAACTCTTCGTCCAAGACAACAAGCTGAAGGATGCCCGGGCAGAAGCCGAGTCGCTGCCCTTCGTCAACATCACCAAGTTAGATGCCCAGTGGCTCCAGGTCCTCTCCGAAGGCTGGGCGTCGCCCATGACCGGATtcatgagggagagagagttccTACAG TGCCAACACTTCGGCTGCCTCCTGGACAACGGCGTCACCAACCAGTCGATCCCGATCGTCCTGCCAGTCTCGACCGAGGACAAGGAGCGGCTCGACGGGTGTTCCGCCGTTGCCCTGAAATACGAAGGCCGCGCGGTCGCCATCCTGAGGAAGCCTGAGTTCTACGAGCACAGGAAAGAGGAGCGGTGTGCCCGCCAGTTCG GGACTACCTGTAAGGACCACCCATACATCAAGATGGTCTACGAGAGCGGTGACTGGCTCTGCGGAGGAGACATCGAGGCTCTGGAAAGACTGAG GTGGCACGACGGCCTGGACGAGTACCGCCTGACCCCAATGGAGCTGAGGGCGAAGTTCCGGCAGATGAACGCAGACGCAGTCTTCGCCTTCCAGCTCCGGAACCCCATCCACAACGGGCATGCGCTCCTGATGCAG GACACCCGGCGTCAGCTGCTGGACCGCGGCTACCACAATCCGGTGCTGCTCCTGCACCCGCTGGGCGGCTTCACCAAGGACGACGACGTGCCCCTCCAGACCCGGATCGAGCAGCACCACGCCGTCCTGAAGGAGGGGGTCCTGGATCCGGCCTCCACGGTTCTGGCTGTATTCCCCTCCCCCATGATGTACGCCGGCCCCACGGAGGTCCAGTGGCACGCAAAGGCCCGCATGGCCACCGGAGCCAGCTTCTACATCGTGGGCCGCGATCCGGCCGGCATGCCCCACCCCGGGGCGGGGCAGGGGGGCAAGGACCTCTACGAGGCCACCCACGGCAAGAAGGTGCTGACGATGGCCCCGGGGCTGACGCAGCTGGAGATCATCCCTTTCAGGGTGGCCGCCTACGACCGGGCGGCCGGGAAGATGGCCTTCTTCGATCCGGCCCGCAAGGACGACTTCGACTTCATCTCGGGCACCAAGATGCGGGCCCTGGCCCGGGCAGGGGAGAGCCCCCCGGACGGCTTCATGGCTCCCTCGGCCTGGGAGGTCCTCAGCGCCTACTACCAGAGCCTCGGCAAAGCCTAG
- the Papss gene encoding bifunctional 3'-phosphoadenosine 5'-phosphosulfate synthase isoform X2, protein MSNSECKKQKTSLQKATNVTYQKNHVSRNKRGQILGQRGGFRGCTVWFTGLSGAGKTTVSFALEEYLVSRGIPTYCLDGDNMRHGLNKNLGFSDEDREENIRRVAEVARLFADSGVVALCSFVSPFGRDRERARAVHEESGLPFFEVFVDAPLEVCERRDVKGLYKKARAGIIKGFTGIDSMYEKPEAPNLVLKTTQTTVDECVQHVLEILQEWGIIPETIRDSLKELFVQDNKLKDARAEAESLPFVNITKLDAQWLQVLSEGWASPMTGFMREREFLQCQHFGCLLDNGVTNQSIPIVLPVSTEDKERLDGCSAVALKYEGRAVAILRKPEFYEHRKEERCARQFGTTCKDHPYIKMVYESGDWLCGGDIEALERLRWHDGLDEYRLTPMELRAKFRQMNADAVFAFQLRNPIHNGHALLMQDTRRQLLDRGYHNPVLLLHPLGGFTKDDDVPLQTRIEQHHAVLKEGVLDPASTVLAVFPSPMMYAGPTEVQWHAKARMATGASFYIVGRDPAGMPHPGAGQGGKDLYEATHGKKVLTMAPGLTQLEIIPFRVAAYDRAAGKMAFFDPARKDDFDFISGTKMRALARAGESPPDGFMAPSAWEVLSAYYQSLGKA, encoded by the exons TCCTTGCAGAAGGCGACCAACGTCACCTACCAGAAGAACCATGTGTCCAGGAACAAGCGAGGGCAGATCCTGGGCCAGAGGGGAGGGTTCCGCGGTTGCACTGTCTGGTTCACTGGGCTCTCCGGCGCAG GCAAGACCACCGTCTCCTTCGCCCTAGAGGAGTACCTGGTGTCGAGGGGCATCCCCACCTACTGCCTGGACGGGGACAACATGCGCCACGGCCTCAACAAGAACCTCGGCTTCTCCGACGAGGACCGGGAGGAGAACATCCGCCGGGTGGCCGAGGTGGCCCGCCTCTTCGCCGATTCGGGGGTCGTGGCCCTCTGCTCCTTCGTCTCCCCCTTCGGGAGGGACCGCGAGAGGGCGCGGGCCGTCCACGAGGAGTCCGGCCTGCCCTTCTTCGAGGTGTTCGTGGACGCCCCCCTGGAGGTGTGCGAGCGGAGGGACGTCAAGGGCCTCTACAAGAAGGCCAGGGCAGGCATCATTAAGG gcttcacGGGGATTGACTCCATGTACGAGAAACCGGAGGCTCCCAACCTCGTCCTGAAGACGACCCAGACCACTGTGGACGAGTGCGTCCAACACGTCCTCGAGATCCTGCAGGAGTGG GGCATCATACCAGAGACCATCCGAGACTCCCTGAAGGAACTCTTCGTCCAAGACAACAAGCTGAAGGATGCCCGGGCAGAAGCCGAGTCGCTGCCCTTCGTCAACATCACCAAGTTAGATGCCCAGTGGCTCCAGGTCCTCTCCGAAGGCTGGGCGTCGCCCATGACCGGATtcatgagggagagagagttccTACAG TGCCAACACTTCGGCTGCCTCCTGGACAACGGCGTCACCAACCAGTCGATCCCGATCGTCCTGCCAGTCTCGACCGAGGACAAGGAGCGGCTCGACGGGTGTTCCGCCGTTGCCCTGAAATACGAAGGCCGCGCGGTCGCCATCCTGAGGAAGCCTGAGTTCTACGAGCACAGGAAAGAGGAGCGGTGTGCCCGCCAGTTCG GGACTACCTGTAAGGACCACCCATACATCAAGATGGTCTACGAGAGCGGTGACTGGCTCTGCGGAGGAGACATCGAGGCTCTGGAAAGACTGAG GTGGCACGACGGCCTGGACGAGTACCGCCTGACCCCAATGGAGCTGAGGGCGAAGTTCCGGCAGATGAACGCAGACGCAGTCTTCGCCTTCCAGCTCCGGAACCCCATCCACAACGGGCATGCGCTCCTGATGCAG GACACCCGGCGTCAGCTGCTGGACCGCGGCTACCACAATCCGGTGCTGCTCCTGCACCCGCTGGGCGGCTTCACCAAGGACGACGACGTGCCCCTCCAGACCCGGATCGAGCAGCACCACGCCGTCCTGAAGGAGGGGGTCCTGGATCCGGCCTCCACGGTTCTGGCTGTATTCCCCTCCCCCATGATGTACGCCGGCCCCACGGAGGTCCAGTGGCACGCAAAGGCCCGCATGGCCACCGGAGCCAGCTTCTACATCGTGGGCCGCGATCCGGCCGGCATGCCCCACCCCGGGGCGGGGCAGGGGGGCAAGGACCTCTACGAGGCCACCCACGGCAAGAAGGTGCTGACGATGGCCCCGGGGCTGACGCAGCTGGAGATCATCCCTTTCAGGGTGGCCGCCTACGACCGGGCGGCCGGGAAGATGGCCTTCTTCGATCCGGCCCGCAAGGACGACTTCGACTTCATCTCGGGCACCAAGATGCGGGCCCTGGCCCGGGCAGGGGAGAGCCCCCCGGACGGCTTCATGGCTCCCTCGGCCTGGGAGGTCCTCAGCGCCTACTACCAGAGCCTCGGCAAAGCCTAG
- the Papss gene encoding bifunctional 3'-phosphoadenosine 5'-phosphosulfate synthase isoform X4 — translation MLGTIRFPREKATNVTYQKNHVSRNKRGQILGQRGGFRGCTVWFTGLSGAGKTTVSFALEEYLVSRGIPTYCLDGDNMRHGLNKNLGFSDEDREENIRRVAEVARLFADSGVVALCSFVSPFGRDRERARAVHEESGLPFFEVFVDAPLEVCERRDVKGLYKKARAGIIKGFTGIDSMYEKPEAPNLVLKTTQTTVDECVQHVLEILQEWGIIPETIRDSLKELFVQDNKLKDARAEAESLPFVNITKLDAQWLQVLSEGWASPMTGFMREREFLQCQHFGCLLDNGVTNQSIPIVLPVSTEDKERLDGCSAVALKYEGRAVAILRKPEFYEHRKEERCARQFGTTCKDHPYIKMVYESGDWLCGGDIEALERLRWHDGLDEYRLTPMELRAKFRQMNADAVFAFQLRNPIHNGHALLMQDTRRQLLDRGYHNPVLLLHPLGGFTKDDDVPLQTRIEQHHAVLKEGVLDPASTVLAVFPSPMMYAGPTEVQWHAKARMATGASFYIVGRDPAGMPHPGAGQGGKDLYEATHGKKVLTMAPGLTQLEIIPFRVAAYDRAAGKMAFFDPARKDDFDFISGTKMRALARAGESPPDGFMAPSAWEVLSAYYQSLGKA, via the exons ATGCTGGGCACCATCAGGTTTCCTAGGGAG AAGGCGACCAACGTCACCTACCAGAAGAACCATGTGTCCAGGAACAAGCGAGGGCAGATCCTGGGCCAGAGGGGAGGGTTCCGCGGTTGCACTGTCTGGTTCACTGGGCTCTCCGGCGCAG GCAAGACCACCGTCTCCTTCGCCCTAGAGGAGTACCTGGTGTCGAGGGGCATCCCCACCTACTGCCTGGACGGGGACAACATGCGCCACGGCCTCAACAAGAACCTCGGCTTCTCCGACGAGGACCGGGAGGAGAACATCCGCCGGGTGGCCGAGGTGGCCCGCCTCTTCGCCGATTCGGGGGTCGTGGCCCTCTGCTCCTTCGTCTCCCCCTTCGGGAGGGACCGCGAGAGGGCGCGGGCCGTCCACGAGGAGTCCGGCCTGCCCTTCTTCGAGGTGTTCGTGGACGCCCCCCTGGAGGTGTGCGAGCGGAGGGACGTCAAGGGCCTCTACAAGAAGGCCAGGGCAGGCATCATTAAGG gcttcacGGGGATTGACTCCATGTACGAGAAACCGGAGGCTCCCAACCTCGTCCTGAAGACGACCCAGACCACTGTGGACGAGTGCGTCCAACACGTCCTCGAGATCCTGCAGGAGTGG GGCATCATACCAGAGACCATCCGAGACTCCCTGAAGGAACTCTTCGTCCAAGACAACAAGCTGAAGGATGCCCGGGCAGAAGCCGAGTCGCTGCCCTTCGTCAACATCACCAAGTTAGATGCCCAGTGGCTCCAGGTCCTCTCCGAAGGCTGGGCGTCGCCCATGACCGGATtcatgagggagagagagttccTACAG TGCCAACACTTCGGCTGCCTCCTGGACAACGGCGTCACCAACCAGTCGATCCCGATCGTCCTGCCAGTCTCGACCGAGGACAAGGAGCGGCTCGACGGGTGTTCCGCCGTTGCCCTGAAATACGAAGGCCGCGCGGTCGCCATCCTGAGGAAGCCTGAGTTCTACGAGCACAGGAAAGAGGAGCGGTGTGCCCGCCAGTTCG GGACTACCTGTAAGGACCACCCATACATCAAGATGGTCTACGAGAGCGGTGACTGGCTCTGCGGAGGAGACATCGAGGCTCTGGAAAGACTGAG GTGGCACGACGGCCTGGACGAGTACCGCCTGACCCCAATGGAGCTGAGGGCGAAGTTCCGGCAGATGAACGCAGACGCAGTCTTCGCCTTCCAGCTCCGGAACCCCATCCACAACGGGCATGCGCTCCTGATGCAG GACACCCGGCGTCAGCTGCTGGACCGCGGCTACCACAATCCGGTGCTGCTCCTGCACCCGCTGGGCGGCTTCACCAAGGACGACGACGTGCCCCTCCAGACCCGGATCGAGCAGCACCACGCCGTCCTGAAGGAGGGGGTCCTGGATCCGGCCTCCACGGTTCTGGCTGTATTCCCCTCCCCCATGATGTACGCCGGCCCCACGGAGGTCCAGTGGCACGCAAAGGCCCGCATGGCCACCGGAGCCAGCTTCTACATCGTGGGCCGCGATCCGGCCGGCATGCCCCACCCCGGGGCGGGGCAGGGGGGCAAGGACCTCTACGAGGCCACCCACGGCAAGAAGGTGCTGACGATGGCCCCGGGGCTGACGCAGCTGGAGATCATCCCTTTCAGGGTGGCCGCCTACGACCGGGCGGCCGGGAAGATGGCCTTCTTCGATCCGGCCCGCAAGGACGACTTCGACTTCATCTCGGGCACCAAGATGCGGGCCCTGGCCCGGGCAGGGGAGAGCCCCCCGGACGGCTTCATGGCTCCCTCGGCCTGGGAGGTCCTCAGCGCCTACTACCAGAGCCTCGGCAAAGCCTAG
- the Papss gene encoding bifunctional 3'-phosphoadenosine 5'-phosphosulfate synthase isoform X1 — protein sequence MMMNNGYSPFIIHRSPKKEGGREKATNVTYQKNHVSRNKRGQILGQRGGFRGCTVWFTGLSGAGKTTVSFALEEYLVSRGIPTYCLDGDNMRHGLNKNLGFSDEDREENIRRVAEVARLFADSGVVALCSFVSPFGRDRERARAVHEESGLPFFEVFVDAPLEVCERRDVKGLYKKARAGIIKGFTGIDSMYEKPEAPNLVLKTTQTTVDECVQHVLEILQEWGIIPETIRDSLKELFVQDNKLKDARAEAESLPFVNITKLDAQWLQVLSEGWASPMTGFMREREFLQCQHFGCLLDNGVTNQSIPIVLPVSTEDKERLDGCSAVALKYEGRAVAILRKPEFYEHRKEERCARQFGTTCKDHPYIKMVYESGDWLCGGDIEALERLRWHDGLDEYRLTPMELRAKFRQMNADAVFAFQLRNPIHNGHALLMQDTRRQLLDRGYHNPVLLLHPLGGFTKDDDVPLQTRIEQHHAVLKEGVLDPASTVLAVFPSPMMYAGPTEVQWHAKARMATGASFYIVGRDPAGMPHPGAGQGGKDLYEATHGKKVLTMAPGLTQLEIIPFRVAAYDRAAGKMAFFDPARKDDFDFISGTKMRALARAGESPPDGFMAPSAWEVLSAYYQSLGKA from the exons atgatgatgaataacGGTTATTCGCCATTCATCATTCATCGCTCGCCCAAGAAGGAAGGCGGCAGGGAG AAGGCGACCAACGTCACCTACCAGAAGAACCATGTGTCCAGGAACAAGCGAGGGCAGATCCTGGGCCAGAGGGGAGGGTTCCGCGGTTGCACTGTCTGGTTCACTGGGCTCTCCGGCGCAG GCAAGACCACCGTCTCCTTCGCCCTAGAGGAGTACCTGGTGTCGAGGGGCATCCCCACCTACTGCCTGGACGGGGACAACATGCGCCACGGCCTCAACAAGAACCTCGGCTTCTCCGACGAGGACCGGGAGGAGAACATCCGCCGGGTGGCCGAGGTGGCCCGCCTCTTCGCCGATTCGGGGGTCGTGGCCCTCTGCTCCTTCGTCTCCCCCTTCGGGAGGGACCGCGAGAGGGCGCGGGCCGTCCACGAGGAGTCCGGCCTGCCCTTCTTCGAGGTGTTCGTGGACGCCCCCCTGGAGGTGTGCGAGCGGAGGGACGTCAAGGGCCTCTACAAGAAGGCCAGGGCAGGCATCATTAAGG gcttcacGGGGATTGACTCCATGTACGAGAAACCGGAGGCTCCCAACCTCGTCCTGAAGACGACCCAGACCACTGTGGACGAGTGCGTCCAACACGTCCTCGAGATCCTGCAGGAGTGG GGCATCATACCAGAGACCATCCGAGACTCCCTGAAGGAACTCTTCGTCCAAGACAACAAGCTGAAGGATGCCCGGGCAGAAGCCGAGTCGCTGCCCTTCGTCAACATCACCAAGTTAGATGCCCAGTGGCTCCAGGTCCTCTCCGAAGGCTGGGCGTCGCCCATGACCGGATtcatgagggagagagagttccTACAG TGCCAACACTTCGGCTGCCTCCTGGACAACGGCGTCACCAACCAGTCGATCCCGATCGTCCTGCCAGTCTCGACCGAGGACAAGGAGCGGCTCGACGGGTGTTCCGCCGTTGCCCTGAAATACGAAGGCCGCGCGGTCGCCATCCTGAGGAAGCCTGAGTTCTACGAGCACAGGAAAGAGGAGCGGTGTGCCCGCCAGTTCG GGACTACCTGTAAGGACCACCCATACATCAAGATGGTCTACGAGAGCGGTGACTGGCTCTGCGGAGGAGACATCGAGGCTCTGGAAAGACTGAG GTGGCACGACGGCCTGGACGAGTACCGCCTGACCCCAATGGAGCTGAGGGCGAAGTTCCGGCAGATGAACGCAGACGCAGTCTTCGCCTTCCAGCTCCGGAACCCCATCCACAACGGGCATGCGCTCCTGATGCAG GACACCCGGCGTCAGCTGCTGGACCGCGGCTACCACAATCCGGTGCTGCTCCTGCACCCGCTGGGCGGCTTCACCAAGGACGACGACGTGCCCCTCCAGACCCGGATCGAGCAGCACCACGCCGTCCTGAAGGAGGGGGTCCTGGATCCGGCCTCCACGGTTCTGGCTGTATTCCCCTCCCCCATGATGTACGCCGGCCCCACGGAGGTCCAGTGGCACGCAAAGGCCCGCATGGCCACCGGAGCCAGCTTCTACATCGTGGGCCGCGATCCGGCCGGCATGCCCCACCCCGGGGCGGGGCAGGGGGGCAAGGACCTCTACGAGGCCACCCACGGCAAGAAGGTGCTGACGATGGCCCCGGGGCTGACGCAGCTGGAGATCATCCCTTTCAGGGTGGCCGCCTACGACCGGGCGGCCGGGAAGATGGCCTTCTTCGATCCGGCCCGCAAGGACGACTTCGACTTCATCTCGGGCACCAAGATGCGGGCCCTGGCCCGGGCAGGGGAGAGCCCCCCGGACGGCTTCATGGCTCCCTCGGCCTGGGAGGTCCTCAGCGCCTACTACCAGAGCCTCGGCAAAGCCTAG
- the Papss gene encoding bifunctional 3'-phosphoadenosine 5'-phosphosulfate synthase isoform X6: MTTLNYIYRLKATNVTYQKNHVSRNKRGQILGQRGGFRGCTVWFTGLSGAGKTTVSFALEEYLVSRGIPTYCLDGDNMRHGLNKNLGFSDEDREENIRRVAEVARLFADSGVVALCSFVSPFGRDRERARAVHEESGLPFFEVFVDAPLEVCERRDVKGLYKKARAGIIKGFTGIDSMYEKPEAPNLVLKTTQTTVDECVQHVLEILQEWGIIPETIRDSLKELFVQDNKLKDARAEAESLPFVNITKLDAQWLQVLSEGWASPMTGFMREREFLQCQHFGCLLDNGVTNQSIPIVLPVSTEDKERLDGCSAVALKYEGRAVAILRKPEFYEHRKEERCARQFGTTCKDHPYIKMVYESGDWLCGGDIEALERLRWHDGLDEYRLTPMELRAKFRQMNADAVFAFQLRNPIHNGHALLMQDTRRQLLDRGYHNPVLLLHPLGGFTKDDDVPLQTRIEQHHAVLKEGVLDPASTVLAVFPSPMMYAGPTEVQWHAKARMATGASFYIVGRDPAGMPHPGAGQGGKDLYEATHGKKVLTMAPGLTQLEIIPFRVAAYDRAAGKMAFFDPARKDDFDFISGTKMRALARAGESPPDGFMAPSAWEVLSAYYQSLGKA, encoded by the exons ATGACGACTCTGAACTACATCTATAGGCTC AAGGCGACCAACGTCACCTACCAGAAGAACCATGTGTCCAGGAACAAGCGAGGGCAGATCCTGGGCCAGAGGGGAGGGTTCCGCGGTTGCACTGTCTGGTTCACTGGGCTCTCCGGCGCAG GCAAGACCACCGTCTCCTTCGCCCTAGAGGAGTACCTGGTGTCGAGGGGCATCCCCACCTACTGCCTGGACGGGGACAACATGCGCCACGGCCTCAACAAGAACCTCGGCTTCTCCGACGAGGACCGGGAGGAGAACATCCGCCGGGTGGCCGAGGTGGCCCGCCTCTTCGCCGATTCGGGGGTCGTGGCCCTCTGCTCCTTCGTCTCCCCCTTCGGGAGGGACCGCGAGAGGGCGCGGGCCGTCCACGAGGAGTCCGGCCTGCCCTTCTTCGAGGTGTTCGTGGACGCCCCCCTGGAGGTGTGCGAGCGGAGGGACGTCAAGGGCCTCTACAAGAAGGCCAGGGCAGGCATCATTAAGG gcttcacGGGGATTGACTCCATGTACGAGAAACCGGAGGCTCCCAACCTCGTCCTGAAGACGACCCAGACCACTGTGGACGAGTGCGTCCAACACGTCCTCGAGATCCTGCAGGAGTGG GGCATCATACCAGAGACCATCCGAGACTCCCTGAAGGAACTCTTCGTCCAAGACAACAAGCTGAAGGATGCCCGGGCAGAAGCCGAGTCGCTGCCCTTCGTCAACATCACCAAGTTAGATGCCCAGTGGCTCCAGGTCCTCTCCGAAGGCTGGGCGTCGCCCATGACCGGATtcatgagggagagagagttccTACAG TGCCAACACTTCGGCTGCCTCCTGGACAACGGCGTCACCAACCAGTCGATCCCGATCGTCCTGCCAGTCTCGACCGAGGACAAGGAGCGGCTCGACGGGTGTTCCGCCGTTGCCCTGAAATACGAAGGCCGCGCGGTCGCCATCCTGAGGAAGCCTGAGTTCTACGAGCACAGGAAAGAGGAGCGGTGTGCCCGCCAGTTCG GGACTACCTGTAAGGACCACCCATACATCAAGATGGTCTACGAGAGCGGTGACTGGCTCTGCGGAGGAGACATCGAGGCTCTGGAAAGACTGAG GTGGCACGACGGCCTGGACGAGTACCGCCTGACCCCAATGGAGCTGAGGGCGAAGTTCCGGCAGATGAACGCAGACGCAGTCTTCGCCTTCCAGCTCCGGAACCCCATCCACAACGGGCATGCGCTCCTGATGCAG GACACCCGGCGTCAGCTGCTGGACCGCGGCTACCACAATCCGGTGCTGCTCCTGCACCCGCTGGGCGGCTTCACCAAGGACGACGACGTGCCCCTCCAGACCCGGATCGAGCAGCACCACGCCGTCCTGAAGGAGGGGGTCCTGGATCCGGCCTCCACGGTTCTGGCTGTATTCCCCTCCCCCATGATGTACGCCGGCCCCACGGAGGTCCAGTGGCACGCAAAGGCCCGCATGGCCACCGGAGCCAGCTTCTACATCGTGGGCCGCGATCCGGCCGGCATGCCCCACCCCGGGGCGGGGCAGGGGGGCAAGGACCTCTACGAGGCCACCCACGGCAAGAAGGTGCTGACGATGGCCCCGGGGCTGACGCAGCTGGAGATCATCCCTTTCAGGGTGGCCGCCTACGACCGGGCGGCCGGGAAGATGGCCTTCTTCGATCCGGCCCGCAAGGACGACTTCGACTTCATCTCGGGCACCAAGATGCGGGCCCTGGCCCGGGCAGGGGAGAGCCCCCCGGACGGCTTCATGGCTCCCTCGGCCTGGGAGGTCCTCAGCGCCTACTACCAGAGCCTCGGCAAAGCCTAG